One region of Acomys russatus chromosome 8, mAcoRus1.1, whole genome shotgun sequence genomic DNA includes:
- the C8H21orf62 gene encoding uncharacterized protein C21orf62 homolog produces MKEKQEHTSPCWTRVTLLSSLCLLLLGALGISALGHLTKGHKNSTLILTKGNTIRNCSCPVDIRDCDYSLANLMCSCQSVLPFAMEQTSYHGHLTIWFTDPSTLGHLLRFTLVQDLKLSLCGSNALPTEYLAICGLKRLRINAKAKHPSQEQSLLIHNRREGGSLSRGWQACLFISFLDVALFNRDSSLKSYSIDNISGLASDFPDLPHVKTFPTPSNRSCVVTVIY; encoded by the coding sequence ATGAAGGAGAAGCAGGAGCACACCAGTCCATGCTGGACAAGAGTGACActgctctccagcctctgccttcttctgctcGGAGCACTAGGCATCTCTGCACTTGGCCACCTCACAAAAGGTCACAAGAACAGCACACTGATTCTTACAAAGGGAAATACCATTCGGAACTGCAGCTGCCCTGTAGACATCAGGGACTGTGACTACAGCTTGGCCAACCTGATGTGCAGCTGTCAGTCTGTCTTGCCTTTTGCCATGGAGCAAACCAGCTATCATGGCCACCTGACCATCTGGTTCACGGATCCGTCCACCCTGGGCCACCTGCTCAGGTTCACGCTGGTCCAAGACTTGAAGCTTTCCTTGTGTGGCTCCAATGCCCTCCCCACCGAGTACCTGGCTATCTGTGGGCTGAAGAGGCTTCGCATCAATGCTAAAGCCAAGCATCCCTCCCAGGAGCAGAGCTTGCTCATCCACAACAGGAGGGAAGGCGGGTCCTTGTCCAGAGGCTGGCAAGCGTGTCTGTTCATCTCATTCTTAGATGTGGCTCTTTTCAACAGGGACTCATCTTTAAAGTCGTACAGCATTGATAACATTTCCGGCCTTGCCAGTGACTTCCCTGACCTTCCTCACGTTAAAACTTTCCCGACGCCAAGCAACAGGAGCTGTGTTGTCACAGTCATTTACTAG